From the Meleagris gallopavo isolate NT-WF06-2002-E0010 breed Aviagen turkey brand Nicholas breeding stock chromosome 17, Turkey_5.1, whole genome shotgun sequence genome, one window contains:
- the CABIN1 gene encoding calcineurin-binding protein cabin-1 isoform X1 translates to MFMNMIRIAALNASSTIEDDYEGTFKSHKTQTKEAQEAEAFALYHKALDLQKHDRFEESAKAYHELLEIRLLREAVLSGDEKEGLKHPGLMLKYSTYKNLAQLAAQRDDLETAMEFYLEAVMLDSTDVNLWYKIGRVAIKLIRLPLARHAFEEGLRCNPDHWPCLDNLITILYTLSDYPTCLYFICKALEKDCLYSKGLVLKEKIFEEQPLLRKDSLRMFLKCDMSIHNVNVSTAETGRIIDEALELRKKRQALLVQEREPDLKLIQPIPFFTWKCLGEALLAMYHHLTTCDPPRPSLGKRIDLSEYRDPVQHLVLSPTSTPVSVIQPTPVSTTAVVTMPEPVLAYTPVTPNFPSHSQNSLEPGATVGEQGDISAGDKSKKGVKRRRITEDSGETAKRRSARVRNTKCKKEEKVDFQELLVKFLPSRLRKLDPEEEEDPFNNYEVQSEIKEENFQHVGPHRMSFDSTTFMESEKQDVHEFLLDNLNNGGILELMMRYLKVISQKFLVKWPPGLSEVVLSIYTSWRKHSTSLPNPLLRDSSNQHIKDMMLMSLSCMELQLDQWLLAKGKNSTVSPRNCPAVSVNGKFGSDLPGIHFLGDLLQLSFASSQRDLFEEGWMEFVTRVYWLKARFLALQGDMEQALENYDICTEMLQSSTTMQRKAGDDSNIIIRLPNLHVDSVVSLEEIDKNLKSLERCQSLEEIQRLYEAGDYTAVVHLLRPTLCFSGRVKHLEFVTSIPERPAQLLLLQDSLLKLQDYKQCFECSEVALNEASQQMMNMTAASAKEEWVATVTQLLIGIDSSLSSDNSILKESSVTSSLVRLTTNLIQIIDCSMAVQEEPKEPYVSSVLPWIILHRIIQHEEDAFRSLCCQQQQNQGEGVNPDTPMLPSSLMLLNTAHEYLGRRSWCCNSDGALLKFYVQVLEKELAASTSEDTHPYKEELETALEQCFYCLYGFPSKKSKARYLEEHSVQQVDLTWEDALFMFEYFKPKTLPEFDSYKTSTVSADLANLLKKTATIVPRTDKPMLSLDTVSAYIEGTCSKAPSLPDGADYSPPVVTELYYLLADYHFKNKEQSKAIKFYMHDICICPNRFDSWAGMALARASRIQDKLNSNELKSDGPIWKHSTPVLNCFKRALEIDSSNLSLWIEYGTISYALHSFASRQLKQWKSELPPEVVQQMEERRDSMLETAKLCFTSASRCEGDGDEEEWLIHYMLGKIAEKQKQPPVVYLLHYKQAGHYLHEEAARYPKKIHYHNPPELAMEALEVYFRLHASILKLVGKPDSGVDAEILLSFMKEASEGPFARGEEKNTPKATEKEKACMVDEDSHSSAGTVPGPGTSLPSSSGPGLTSPPYTATPVDHDYVKCKKPCQQATPDERSQDSTAAVLSDSSSTQDMFNEPASSQDSLRKSYTEKRITTACADAVMPSKEILGSTEEKITGKSEELLESSESYHAVEPAGQKVLVDPQPASGNPSKTAIPPPSQWDWKKKAETCGDGSEFPQGLPADLEEQRKFLTEQCVASFCLCLSRFPQHYKSLYRLAYLYTYSKTHKNLQWARDVLLGSGVPWQQLKHMPAQGLFCERNKTNFFNVSLYR, encoded by the exons ATGTTTATGAACATG ATTCGAATCGCTGCACTGAATGCAAGCTCCACAATTGAGGATGACTATGAAGGTACCTTCAAAAGTCATAAGACACAGACAAAGGAAGCACAA GAAGCAGAAGCTTTTGCTTTGTACCACAAAGCCTTGGACCTTCAGAAACATGACCGCTTCGAAGAGTCTGCCAAAGCTTACCATGAGCTGCTCGAGATCCGTCTTCTGCGAGAG GCAGTTCTTTCTGGTGATGAGAAAGAAGGGCTGAAACATCCAGGCTTGATGTTAAAATATTCCACCTATAAGAACCTAGCACAACTGGCAGCACAACGGGATGACCTAGAGACAGCCATGGAGTTTTATTTGGAG GCTGTAATGCTAGACTCCACTGATGTCAACCTGTGGTATAAAATTGGTCGTGTGGCAATAAAACTCATCCGCTTGCCTTTGGCTCGTCATGCTTTTGAAGAAGGTCTCAGGTGTAACCCTGACCACTGGCCTTGTTTAGATAACCTTATCACTATTTTGTACACACTCAGTGACTACCCAA CATGTTTGTACTTTATCTGCAAAGCCTTGGAGAAGGATTGTCTCTACAGCAAAGGATTGGTTCTGAAGGAGAAGATCTTTGAGGAGCAGCCTCTCCTCCGCAAAGATTCCTTAAGGATGTTCCTCAAATG TGACATGTCTATCCATAACGTAAATGTGAGTACAGCTGAAACAGGAAGAATCATAGATGAAGCTCTGGAGTTACGTAAGAAAAGACAGGCTTTGCTGGTGCAGGAGAGAGAACCGGACCTCAAGCTGATCCAGCCAATTCCCTTTTTCAC ATGGAAGTGTTTAGGAGAAGCTTTACTTGCCATGTATCACCACCTCACAACATGTGATCCTCCTCGGCCCAGTCTGGGAAAGAGAATTGATCTCTCAGAATACCGAGACCCTGTTCAGCATTTGGTTCTTTCTCCTACCTCAACTCCTGTCAGTGTCATTCAGCCAACTCCTGTCAGCACCACTGCAGTGGTGACAATGCCAGAACCTGTGTTAGCTTATACTCCCGTGACACCCAACTTTCCAAGCCACAGTCAGAATTCATTGGAACCAGGAGCTACTGTAGGTGAGCAAG gTGATATATCTGCAGGAGATAAATCCAAGAAAGGGGTGAAGCGAAGAAGAATTACAGAAGATAGTGGTGAAACAGCAAAAAGGAGATCTGCCAGAGTCCGGAACACGAAGtgtaaaaaagaagagaaggttgACTTTCAAGAACTGTTGGTAAAATTCCTTCCCTCCAG ATTAAGGAAATTAGAtccagaggaggaggaggacccTTTCAATAACTATGAGGTGCAGTCAGagatcaaagaagaaaatttccaACATGTTGGTCCTCATAGAATGTCATTTGATTCTACGACATTCATGGAATCTG AGAAGCAGGATGTTCATGAATTCTTGCTGGATAACCTGAACAATGGTGGTATCTTGGAGCTGATGATGAGATATCTGAAGGTCATCAGCCagaagttcctggtgaagtGGCCTCCTGGCTTGTCTGAGGTTGTGCTTAGTATCTATACTAGCTGGAGAAAGCACAGTACGAGCCTCCCCAATCCATTACTGAGGGACTCAAGTAATCAGCATATCAag GATATGATGCTGATGAGCCTttcctgcatggaactgcaaTTAGATCAGTGGCTGCTGGCAAAAGGGAAGAACTCTACAG TTTCTCCACGAAATTGCCCTGCTGTCTCTGTGAATGGAAAGTTTGGCTCTGACTTGCCAGGAATTCATTTCTTGGGAGACCTGCTACAGTTATCGTTCGCGTCCTCGCAGCGAGATTTATTTGAGGAAGGCTGGATGGAGTTTGTCACTCGGGTGTATTGGCTGAAAGCTCGCTTTCTGGCGCTCCAG GGAGACATGGAACAGGCACTTGAAAACTATGATATttgcactgaaatgctgcagagcTCCACTACAATGCAGCGTAAAGCTGGTGATGACAGCAACATCATAATACGATTACCTAATCTGCATGTTGATTCCGTAGTTTCTTTAGAAGAG ATTGATAAAAACCTAAAATCTCTGGAGAGATGCCAGTCTTTGGAAGAGATCCAGCGACTGTATGAGGCAGGGGATTATACTGCAGTGGTGCATCTGCTTCGCCCAACGTTATGCTTTAGTGGAAGAGTCAAACATCTGGAATTTGTAACATCCATACCAGAGAGACCGGCACAGCTGCTTCTCCTACAG GACTCTTTGCTCAAGCTGCAAGATTACAAGCAATGCTTTGAATGCTCAGAAGTTGCCTTGAATGAAGCAAGTCAGCAGATGATGAATATGACGGCAGCCTCTGCTAAAGAAGAGTGGGTTGCTACAGTAACACAGCTGCTCATAGGAATAGATAGTTCATTATCATCAGACAACAGCATCCTGAAAGAATCTTCTGTAACATCAAGCCTCGTTCGATTAACAACCAACTTGATTCAG ATCATAGACTGCAGCATGGCAGTCCAGGAAGAACCCAAAGAACCGTATGTCTCCTCAGTTCTTCCATGGATCATCCTACACAGGATCATCCAGCATGAAGAAGATGCTTTTCGATCCctttgctgccagcagcagcagaaccaggGTGAAGgag TGAATCCTGATACTCCTATGCTACCTTCTTCACTTATGCTGCTGAACACTGCTCATGAGTATTTGGGAAGAAGATCCTGGTGCTGCAACTCAGATGGTGCTCTTCTCAAGTTCTAT GTGCAGGTACTAGAAAAAGAACTTGCAGCATCCACTTCTGAAGATACTCACCCATACAAAGAAGAGCTGGAAACAGCTTTGGAGcaatgtttttattgtttatatGGTTTTCCtagcaaaaaaagcaaagcaaggtaCCTAGAAGAACATTCAGTACAGCAG GTGGATCTCACGTGGGAAGATGCCTTGTTTATGTTTGAATATTTTAAGCCTAAAACTCTTCCAGAATTTGACAGTTACAAAACCAGCACCGTTTCTGCTGACTTGGCCAACCTTTTAAAGAAGACTGCTACTATTGTTCCTCGGACAGACAAACCTATGCTGAGCCTAGATACTGTGTCTGCCTATATCGAAGGAACATGCAGCAAG GCGCCATCTCTCCCAGATGGTGCAGACTATTCTCCACCAGTGGTGACTGAGTTGTATTACCTTCTGGCAGACTACCACTTCAAGAATAAAGAACAGTCCAAGGCCATCAAATTTTACATGCATGACATTTGCATTTGCCCAAACAG GTTTGATTCGTGGGCAGGCATGGCTCTGGCTCGAGCAAGTCGTATTCAGGACAAGTTGAACTCTAATGAACTGAAAAGTGATGGCCCAATCTGGAAGCATTCTACTCCTGTCTTGAATTGCTTCAAGCGAGCCCTCGAGATCGACAGCTCTAATCTCTCCCTGTGGATAGAATATGGCACCATTTCTTACGCCCTGCATTCTTTTGCATCTCGACAGCTTAAGCAGTGGAAATCAGAACTCCCTCCTGAAGTTGTGCAGCAG ATGGAAGAACGCCGAGACAGCATGTTGGAGACAGCCAAGCTGTGCTTTACGTCAGCATCTCGCTGCGAGGGGGACGGCGACGAAGAGGAGTGGCTTATTCACTATATGCTGGGAAAGattgctgagaaacagaaacagcCTCCCGTCGTCTATCTGCTTCATTACAAGCAGGCAGGTCATTACCTGCACGAGGAGGCTGCCCGATATCCAAAGAAGATTCACTACCATAATCCACCAGAACTTGCCATGGAAGCACTGGAG GTGTACTTCCGACTTCATGCTTCTATTTTGAAACTTGTGGGGAAGCCAGATTCTGGAGTAGATGCGGAGATATTACTTAGCTTCATGAAAGAAGCTTCTGAGGGACCTTTTGCCAGGGGTGAGGAAAAGAACACCCCAAAAGCTACAGAAAA GGAAAAAGCTTGCATGGTTGATGAAGACTCTCACTCTTCAGCTGGAACAGTGCCAGGCCCTGGGACTTCCCTGCCCTCATCCTCTGGTCCAGGTCTGACATCCCCACCTTACACAGCCACTCCAGTTGACCACGATTACGTCAAATGTAAAAAACCCTGTCAGCAGGCAACGCCGGACG AGAGGAGTCAGGAtagcactgcagcagtgctgtctgaCTCCAGTTCCACACAGGATATGTTTAATGAGCCTGCCAGTTCTCAAGACAGCCTGAGGAAGTCTTACACAGAGAAGAGGATTACTACTGCCTGTGCTGATGCCGTGATGCCCAGCAAGGAGATCCTGGGATCTACTGAGGAGAAGA
- the CABIN1 gene encoding calcineurin-binding protein cabin-1 isoform X3 → MFMNMIRIAALNASSTIEDDYEGTFKSHKTQTKEAQEAEAFALYHKALDLQKHDRFEESAKAYHELLEIRLLREAVLSGDEKEGLKHPGLMLKYSTYKNLAQLAAQRDDLETAMEFYLEAVMLDSTDVNLWYKIGRVAIKLIRLPLARHAFEEGLRCNPDHWPCLDNLITILYTLSDYPTCLYFICKALEKDCLYSKGLVLKEKIFEEQPLLRKDSLRMFLKCDMSIHNVNVSTAETGRIIDEALELRKKRQALLVQEREPDLKLIQPIPFFTWKCLGEALLAMYHHLTTCDPPRPSLGKRIDLSEYRDPVQHLVLSPTSTPVSVIQPTPVSTTAVVTMPEPVLAYTPVTPNFPSHSQNSLEPGATVGEQGDISAGDKSKKGVKRRRITEDSGETAKRRSARVRNTKCKKEEKVDFQELLVKFLPSRLRKLDPEEEEDPFNNYEVQSEIKEENFQHVGPHRMSFDSTTFMESEKQDVHEFLLDNLNNGGILELMMRYLKVISQKFLVKWPPGLSEVVLSIYTSWRKHSTSLPNPLLRDSSNQHIKDMMLMSLSCMELQLDQWLLAKGKNSTVSPRNCPAVSVNGKFGSDLPGIHFLGDLLQLSFASSQRDLFEEGWMEFVTRVYWLKARFLALQGDMEQALENYDICTEMLQSSTTMQRKAGDDSNIIIRLPNLHVDSVVSLEEIDKNLKSLERCQSLEEIQRLYEAGDYTAVVHLLRPTLCFSGRVKHLEFVTSIPERPAQLLLLQDSLLKLQDYKQCFECSEVALNEASQQMMNMTAASAKEEWVATVTQLLIGIDSSLSSDNSILKESSVTSSLVRLTTNLIQIIDCSMAVQEEPKEPYVSSVLPWIILHRIIQHEEDAFRSLCCQQQQNQGEGVNPDTPMLPSSLMLLNTAHEYLGRRSWCCNSDGALLKFYVQVLEKELAASTSEDTHPYKEELETALEQCFYCLYGFPSKKSKARYLEEHSVQQVDLTWEDALFMFEYFKPKTLPEFDSYKTSTVSADLANLLKKTATIVPRTDKPMLSLDTVSAYIEGTCSKAPSLPDGADYSPPVVTELYYLLADYHFKNKEQSKAIKFYMHDICICPNRFDSWAGMALARASRIQDKLNSNELKSDGPIWKHSTPVLNCFKRALEIDSSNLSLWIEYGTISYALHSFASRQLKQWKSELPPEVVQQMEERRDSMLETAKLCFTSASRCEGDGDEEEWLIHYMLGKIAEKQKQPPVVYLLHYKQAGHYLHEEAARYPKKIHYHNPPELAMEALEVYFRLHASILKLVGKPDSGVDAEILLSFMKEASEGPFARGEEKNTPKATEKEKACMVDEDSHSSAGTVPGPGTSLPSSSGPERSQDSTAAVLSDSSSTQDMFNEPASSQDSLRKSYTEKRITTACADAVMPSKEILGSTEEKITGKSEELLESSESYHAVEPAGQKVLVDPQPASGNPSKTAIPPPSQWDWKKKAETCGDGSEFPQGLPADLEEQRKFLTEQCVASFCLCLSRFPQHYKSLYRLAYLYTYSKTHKNLQWARDVLLGSGVPWQQLKHMPAQGLFCERNKTNFFNVSLYR, encoded by the exons ATGTTTATGAACATG ATTCGAATCGCTGCACTGAATGCAAGCTCCACAATTGAGGATGACTATGAAGGTACCTTCAAAAGTCATAAGACACAGACAAAGGAAGCACAA GAAGCAGAAGCTTTTGCTTTGTACCACAAAGCCTTGGACCTTCAGAAACATGACCGCTTCGAAGAGTCTGCCAAAGCTTACCATGAGCTGCTCGAGATCCGTCTTCTGCGAGAG GCAGTTCTTTCTGGTGATGAGAAAGAAGGGCTGAAACATCCAGGCTTGATGTTAAAATATTCCACCTATAAGAACCTAGCACAACTGGCAGCACAACGGGATGACCTAGAGACAGCCATGGAGTTTTATTTGGAG GCTGTAATGCTAGACTCCACTGATGTCAACCTGTGGTATAAAATTGGTCGTGTGGCAATAAAACTCATCCGCTTGCCTTTGGCTCGTCATGCTTTTGAAGAAGGTCTCAGGTGTAACCCTGACCACTGGCCTTGTTTAGATAACCTTATCACTATTTTGTACACACTCAGTGACTACCCAA CATGTTTGTACTTTATCTGCAAAGCCTTGGAGAAGGATTGTCTCTACAGCAAAGGATTGGTTCTGAAGGAGAAGATCTTTGAGGAGCAGCCTCTCCTCCGCAAAGATTCCTTAAGGATGTTCCTCAAATG TGACATGTCTATCCATAACGTAAATGTGAGTACAGCTGAAACAGGAAGAATCATAGATGAAGCTCTGGAGTTACGTAAGAAAAGACAGGCTTTGCTGGTGCAGGAGAGAGAACCGGACCTCAAGCTGATCCAGCCAATTCCCTTTTTCAC ATGGAAGTGTTTAGGAGAAGCTTTACTTGCCATGTATCACCACCTCACAACATGTGATCCTCCTCGGCCCAGTCTGGGAAAGAGAATTGATCTCTCAGAATACCGAGACCCTGTTCAGCATTTGGTTCTTTCTCCTACCTCAACTCCTGTCAGTGTCATTCAGCCAACTCCTGTCAGCACCACTGCAGTGGTGACAATGCCAGAACCTGTGTTAGCTTATACTCCCGTGACACCCAACTTTCCAAGCCACAGTCAGAATTCATTGGAACCAGGAGCTACTGTAGGTGAGCAAG gTGATATATCTGCAGGAGATAAATCCAAGAAAGGGGTGAAGCGAAGAAGAATTACAGAAGATAGTGGTGAAACAGCAAAAAGGAGATCTGCCAGAGTCCGGAACACGAAGtgtaaaaaagaagagaaggttgACTTTCAAGAACTGTTGGTAAAATTCCTTCCCTCCAG ATTAAGGAAATTAGAtccagaggaggaggaggacccTTTCAATAACTATGAGGTGCAGTCAGagatcaaagaagaaaatttccaACATGTTGGTCCTCATAGAATGTCATTTGATTCTACGACATTCATGGAATCTG AGAAGCAGGATGTTCATGAATTCTTGCTGGATAACCTGAACAATGGTGGTATCTTGGAGCTGATGATGAGATATCTGAAGGTCATCAGCCagaagttcctggtgaagtGGCCTCCTGGCTTGTCTGAGGTTGTGCTTAGTATCTATACTAGCTGGAGAAAGCACAGTACGAGCCTCCCCAATCCATTACTGAGGGACTCAAGTAATCAGCATATCAag GATATGATGCTGATGAGCCTttcctgcatggaactgcaaTTAGATCAGTGGCTGCTGGCAAAAGGGAAGAACTCTACAG TTTCTCCACGAAATTGCCCTGCTGTCTCTGTGAATGGAAAGTTTGGCTCTGACTTGCCAGGAATTCATTTCTTGGGAGACCTGCTACAGTTATCGTTCGCGTCCTCGCAGCGAGATTTATTTGAGGAAGGCTGGATGGAGTTTGTCACTCGGGTGTATTGGCTGAAAGCTCGCTTTCTGGCGCTCCAG GGAGACATGGAACAGGCACTTGAAAACTATGATATttgcactgaaatgctgcagagcTCCACTACAATGCAGCGTAAAGCTGGTGATGACAGCAACATCATAATACGATTACCTAATCTGCATGTTGATTCCGTAGTTTCTTTAGAAGAG ATTGATAAAAACCTAAAATCTCTGGAGAGATGCCAGTCTTTGGAAGAGATCCAGCGACTGTATGAGGCAGGGGATTATACTGCAGTGGTGCATCTGCTTCGCCCAACGTTATGCTTTAGTGGAAGAGTCAAACATCTGGAATTTGTAACATCCATACCAGAGAGACCGGCACAGCTGCTTCTCCTACAG GACTCTTTGCTCAAGCTGCAAGATTACAAGCAATGCTTTGAATGCTCAGAAGTTGCCTTGAATGAAGCAAGTCAGCAGATGATGAATATGACGGCAGCCTCTGCTAAAGAAGAGTGGGTTGCTACAGTAACACAGCTGCTCATAGGAATAGATAGTTCATTATCATCAGACAACAGCATCCTGAAAGAATCTTCTGTAACATCAAGCCTCGTTCGATTAACAACCAACTTGATTCAG ATCATAGACTGCAGCATGGCAGTCCAGGAAGAACCCAAAGAACCGTATGTCTCCTCAGTTCTTCCATGGATCATCCTACACAGGATCATCCAGCATGAAGAAGATGCTTTTCGATCCctttgctgccagcagcagcagaaccaggGTGAAGgag TGAATCCTGATACTCCTATGCTACCTTCTTCACTTATGCTGCTGAACACTGCTCATGAGTATTTGGGAAGAAGATCCTGGTGCTGCAACTCAGATGGTGCTCTTCTCAAGTTCTAT GTGCAGGTACTAGAAAAAGAACTTGCAGCATCCACTTCTGAAGATACTCACCCATACAAAGAAGAGCTGGAAACAGCTTTGGAGcaatgtttttattgtttatatGGTTTTCCtagcaaaaaaagcaaagcaaggtaCCTAGAAGAACATTCAGTACAGCAG GTGGATCTCACGTGGGAAGATGCCTTGTTTATGTTTGAATATTTTAAGCCTAAAACTCTTCCAGAATTTGACAGTTACAAAACCAGCACCGTTTCTGCTGACTTGGCCAACCTTTTAAAGAAGACTGCTACTATTGTTCCTCGGACAGACAAACCTATGCTGAGCCTAGATACTGTGTCTGCCTATATCGAAGGAACATGCAGCAAG GCGCCATCTCTCCCAGATGGTGCAGACTATTCTCCACCAGTGGTGACTGAGTTGTATTACCTTCTGGCAGACTACCACTTCAAGAATAAAGAACAGTCCAAGGCCATCAAATTTTACATGCATGACATTTGCATTTGCCCAAACAG GTTTGATTCGTGGGCAGGCATGGCTCTGGCTCGAGCAAGTCGTATTCAGGACAAGTTGAACTCTAATGAACTGAAAAGTGATGGCCCAATCTGGAAGCATTCTACTCCTGTCTTGAATTGCTTCAAGCGAGCCCTCGAGATCGACAGCTCTAATCTCTCCCTGTGGATAGAATATGGCACCATTTCTTACGCCCTGCATTCTTTTGCATCTCGACAGCTTAAGCAGTGGAAATCAGAACTCCCTCCTGAAGTTGTGCAGCAG ATGGAAGAACGCCGAGACAGCATGTTGGAGACAGCCAAGCTGTGCTTTACGTCAGCATCTCGCTGCGAGGGGGACGGCGACGAAGAGGAGTGGCTTATTCACTATATGCTGGGAAAGattgctgagaaacagaaacagcCTCCCGTCGTCTATCTGCTTCATTACAAGCAGGCAGGTCATTACCTGCACGAGGAGGCTGCCCGATATCCAAAGAAGATTCACTACCATAATCCACCAGAACTTGCCATGGAAGCACTGGAG GTGTACTTCCGACTTCATGCTTCTATTTTGAAACTTGTGGGGAAGCCAGATTCTGGAGTAGATGCGGAGATATTACTTAGCTTCATGAAAGAAGCTTCTGAGGGACCTTTTGCCAGGGGTGAGGAAAAGAACACCCCAAAAGCTACAGAAAA GGAAAAAGCTTGCATGGTTGATGAAGACTCTCACTCTTCAGCTGGAACAGTGCCAGGCCCTGGGACTTCCCTGCCCTCATCCTCTGGTCCAG AGAGGAGTCAGGAtagcactgcagcagtgctgtctgaCTCCAGTTCCACACAGGATATGTTTAATGAGCCTGCCAGTTCTCAAGACAGCCTGAGGAAGTCTTACACAGAGAAGAGGATTACTACTGCCTGTGCTGATGCCGTGATGCCCAGCAAGGAGATCCTGGGATCTACTGAGGAGAAGA